DNA sequence from the Halorussus sp. MSC15.2 genome:
CGTATCGAATACGAACCCGACGCACGCCGGACGACGATTCGAAGCCTAATCCGCACCGAGCCGACGAAATCCTAGAATAGGAACATACTTTTCGGGCGGCCGTCGAAGGGACGGCATGGACCAGACGGTCGCGTCGCCCACTATCCCGAAGGCGCTGGCCACGCGACTCGCATGCTGGCAGTCGCCCAAGCCTTCGAGGACGCGGGCGCGGAGGTCGTCCTCGCCGGCGGCGGTCCCGGTTCGCGGTTCATCGAACACAACGGGTACGAGGTGTTCCGGGCCGCGCCGGTGGACTACATCGGCGATTACCAGCAGGGGTCGCTCTATCGCGTCCTCACCCGAAGCCTCCCGTACAGCGCCAAGCGCGTGGTGGACCTCGTCAGGTGGCTCCGCCGGGAGGACCCCGCGGCGCTGGTGACCGACGACATGTTCGGGGCGATGGCCGCGTCGCTGACCGGGACGCCGCTCTACGTCGTCACGCACAACGCGGCTTCGTTCTACGACGCGGCCGTCGAACAGGTGTTCACGTGGCTGCTCAACCGCTATCAGTTGCGCACGGCCGAGTCGTTCCTCTACCCTGCGGTGTGGCCGCCCGACGAGGGCGACCCGCCGGGCGTGACTCACGTCCCGCCCATCGCGCTCGACCCCGAGGGGTGTCCGCCGCCCGAGAACGACATCGAGGTGCTGGTCGTTCCGAGCGTCTACTCGACGAACTTCGACGTCCTCGCCGAGACCCTGCGCACCGAGGGTCACGACGTGACGCTCGTGGGCGACGACCGCTGGGAGGCGGTCCCCGCACTCCTGCCGTGGATTCGGGCCGCCGACGTGGTGGTCTGCTCGGGCTACTCCACCGTGATGGAGGCCGCGGTGGGCGGCACGTCCTGCGTGGTGTATCCGTTCACCGACGAACAACACGGCGTGACGCGCGTCCTCGAACGCCGGGGCGTCCGCGGATTTCAGGTCGAACACTCGGTCGCGCACGTGGCCCGTGCGGTCCGACACCCTCCAGAGAACCCCGGCCACGAGAACGGCGTCGAGCGCATCGCGGACCACGTCCTTGCCGACCTGACGTGACCTGACCAGTTTTTGCCACTGTCGGAACGACGAACCCCCTTCCGCGCGAACTCGCGAGCATGGCTCGGGTCTCGGCCGGAGCGCGACTCCACTTCGGCTTCCAGAATCTCTCGTTGGCTCACGAGCGTCTCTACGGGTCGCTCGGCGTCGCGCTCGACTCCCCGCGCGTCGCCGTGACCGCCGACCCCGCGGAGACGGTTCGCTGCGACCACGAGACCGCCCGCGGACACGTCCGACGAGCGGTCGAACTGCTCGGCGTTCCGGGCGCCGACGTGACCGTCGAGCGAACGCTCCCCCGCCACGTCGGACTCGGGAGCGGGACGCAGTTGGCACTCGGGGTCCTCGCCGCGGTCGCACGCGCCTACGACCGCGACCCGCGGGTCCGCGAGCGCGCCCCGAAACTCGGCCGCGGCGGGCGGAGCGGCGTCGGAGTCGCCACCTTCGAGTCGGGCGGGTTCGTCTTCGACGCCGGGCATCCGACCGAGCGGTTCACGACGACCGGCCCCGCGCGGGGAGTGGTCGGTCCCGGAAGTCGTGGCCCGCCACGAGGTCCCCGACGACTGGCGGTTCGTCGTCGTCCTCCCGGACGCCGACCCCGGCCGGAGCGGCGACGACGAGGACGCGAGCATGCGGTCGGTCGTCGAACGCGCCGACCCGGCTATCGGCGACGAAATCGCCGGCGTCGTCACTCGCCGCGTCCTCCCGGCCGTCGCGGCGGGCGACGCCGAGGCGTTCGGCGCGGCGGTCGCGGAGGTCGGCCGACTCAACGGCGCGTGGTACGCCGACGAGCAGGGCGGCGTCTATCGCCCGCCGGTCGGCGAACTCGTCTCGGAACTCGGCGACTCGGCGGCCGTCGCCGGCGCTGGCCAGTCGTCGTGGGGTCCCGCGGTGTACGCCGTGACCCGGGAGCGGTCGGCGGCCGCGGCCCGAGACGCGGCCCGCGAGGCGCTCTCCGCGGTCGGTGTCGGCGGCGAGGTGTCGGTCGCCGAACCCCGGAACCGGGGTGTCCGAATCGAGGCGTCCGATGGCGCAGTCCTCTCGGAGTAGTCGGACTGGCGGTCGCGGGGTGGGCGGTAGCGCCGCGTCGCGGCACCGCCGCGGTGACCGTGCTGACTGACTCGCCAACTATCTGCCCGCAACCGCGCGAAACGTCCAGTCGAGGTTCGTCCCGTCTTCGGCCGTAAACCTTCGCGACGCGAGTCCTGACGACGCTAGTCACCGACGTACCACCGGACGCGAATTATCCCCGGCGCTCCGAAAAATACCTCGCACCGACTCGCGTACCGAAACCCACTTCGGTACGAACGGACAACTCCCCCTTGCGCGAGGGTTGCCCAGCCTGGCCAACGGCGGCGGGCTTAAGACCCGCTCTCGTAGGAGTCCATGGGTTCGAATCCCATCCCTCGCATTTCTCTCGGCGCGCGACACTCCGAACGCCTCGTGCGCTCGTTATCTCACTACGCTCGTTCGCTCACGGCGTTTCGTCGTTCACGGACGAGACGAGTCGGGCGCGATACCGGATGCGCCAGACCCAGTCGAAACCCACATTCCCCCGACCCCCCTACGCACGCCCAATGACCGACGAGCGAGTCGAACGCGCCTTCCGACAGCATCCGCACTTCGAGCGAACCGGAGACGGCGAGTTCGGGACCCCCGAGAAACCCTTCGAGAACGTCGTCACCGTGGCCGACGCCGACGAGGGGTCTCACCGCTACGAAGTCGTCGCCCGAACGCCGATGCTCGACGCCGTGGTCGAAGGCGAGACGGTCGCGGACGTCGTGGAAGACGGTTGGTTCGAGACGCTGGAACTCCGACTGGAGGACGCCCACACCGTCGCCAACGCCGACGCCGCGCCGCCCGAA
Encoded proteins:
- a CDS encoding glycosyltransferase, with translation MLAVAQAFEDAGAEVVLAGGGPGSRFIEHNGYEVFRAAPVDYIGDYQQGSLYRVLTRSLPYSAKRVVDLVRWLRREDPAALVTDDMFGAMAASLTGTPLYVVTHNAASFYDAAVEQVFTWLLNRYQLRTAESFLYPAVWPPDEGDPPGVTHVPPIALDPEGCPPPENDIEVLVVPSVYSTNFDVLAETLRTEGHDVTLVGDDRWEAVPALLPWIRAADVVVCSGYSTVMEAAVGGTSCVVYPFTDEQHGVTRVLERRGVRGFQVEHSVAHVARAVRHPPENPGHENGVERIADHVLADLT
- a CDS encoding DUF5813 family protein; its protein translation is MTDERVERAFRQHPHFERTGDGEFGTPEKPFENVVTVADADEGSHRYEVVARTPMLDAVVEGETVADVVEDGWFETLELRLEDAHTVANADAAPPEIEREGDEVVATVEFESADPEQAAEDALAIAEFVEGTWVQGIIPGYEYREPAAGLRERAQQNYNENGVEGADGAGGPGSASGSGDAGGPPR